GCGGCTTTCACGCCGCGGGGACAGCTGACGGTAAGCAGCGGATCGACGATCGCGGCGTCGGGGATGAAGCGGTCGTGGCGGATCGACCGCTTAAAGCCGCCCGGGATGGAGACGACGGCGTTCTTCGTCATTTCGCTGCCGGTGCCGGACGTCGTCGGAACGGCGACGAAGAACGCTTTATCGCCGCTATGGGGCCGGTAAAGCGGCTGCCCTTCCAAATAGTGGAGCACCGTGTCGCCGGGCTCCGTGCGCAGCATCGCCGCCGCCGCTTTGCCGGCGTCCAAGGCGCTGCCGCCGCCGATCGCGACGACCGCATCGATGCCGCGTCCGCGGTACGCGTCGGCGACGGCGTCGACCCACGGCGCGTCCGGCTCCTGGCGAATGTAGGCGATCTCGTACTCTACGCCCCGCGCCCGCAAAGCGGCTTCCGTCCGCGCCCACGCCTCCGCGTTCGTCCGCTGGAAGCCGCCCATCACGAACAAGACGCGCCTCGCTTGTGCGGGCAGCGCTTCGGGCAGCTGCGCGATCGATCCGCTGCCGAACCTAACGTTCGGCGTCCCGGCGAATTGGAACGAATTCATTTCAGCAACGACCCTTTCTTTGTCTTGTTTCTAAGCCGGTACTCTTGGTCGCTTTCTATCATACGCGTCTTCGGGCAGAGCATCAAATGCGGCGCTTGCGGCCGCGGGAAGCGGAATAGTCGGAGAAACTCCGACTATCAGCGGCTCAACAGCCGCGGGACGCGAAATAGTCGGAGAAACTCCGACTATTAGCGGCTCAACAGCCGCGGGAAGCGAAATAGTCGGAGAAACTCCGACTATCCCGCGGTACCGCCACGGTTACTCCCCGTTGGCCGCCTGGCCGAGGTCGGGGGTGACATCCCGGGAGTTCCGTCGAATACGACGCGGCCGGTTTTCAGGCCGCGAAACCCGCGGCGGCCATTGACCGGGGGAGCCGCAAACCGATGAACCGATCCGCCACGGAGCAAACCATCCCGCCGCCGACGCCCCGAAAAAAGCAGGAACGGCGCCGATTTTCGCCCGTTCGCAAGATTTGCGCATTCGTTGGAAGATGTATCGATTGTGCGTTTCGCCGGAGAACGGGTACGATGGGCGTACAAAAGAGAAGGGAGGGAATGAAGCCATGGCATCGACACCGATCCGCGCGGAACGAGGCGATCCGCTCCGTTCTTCGACGCCGCCGCGGCGCCTGACGGAGAACCGGTACTTGCGGAACATACGAAAGCATTGGATGCTGTATTTGATGATTTTGCCGGGGGTCGCGTTTTATATCGTTTTTAAATACGTGCCTTTGGCCGGCAGCGTCATCGCGTTCCAAGACTTCAAAATCTTCCACGGCGTTTTGGGCAGCCCTTGGGTAGGACTCGACAATTTCAAATTTCTGTTCACGTACCAAGACTTTTACCTTGTGCTGCGCAACACCGCGACGATCGCCTTGTATCAGCTGCTGTTCGCGTTCCCGGCGCCGATCGCGCTCGCGCTTTTGTTTAACGAGGTCCGATGGATGCTCGCCAAACGAACGCTGCAAAGCGTCTTTTATTTACCGCATTTTCTGTCGTGGGTCGTCGTCGGCGGCATCGTGTTCGAGCTGCTGTCGTCGCAGGGGATCGTGAATCAGCTGCGCGCGTTTATGGGCTACGAGCCGGTGCTGTTCATGCAGGAGGAACGGTACTTCCGTTCGATCGTCGTCCTGTCGGGCATTTGGAAAGAGGTCGGCTGGGGGACGATCATTTATCTCGCCGCCATTACGGGCATCAATCCGAATTTGTACGAGGCGGCCGTCATGGACGGCGCGAACCGGTGGAAGCAAACGTTGTACATTACGCTGCCTTCGATGGCTCCGACGATTTTGGTGCTGTTCCTCTTGAACATCGGCAATTTCTTAGAGCTTGGCTTCGACCAGGTGTACAACCTGCTGACGCCGATGACGTATTCGGTCGGCGACATTATTGAGACGTACGTGTACCGGGCTGGCGTGCTGCAAGGGCAGTACAGCGTAACGACGGCGATCGGGCTGTTCCAATCGGTGATCGGCTTCGCCCTGCTGTGGACGTTCAACCGGCTCGCGCGAAAAACGGAACAGGGGTTGTGGTAATGAAACTGACGCTCGGCGAAAAAACGTTCCAAGCGGTGAACTACGCGCTGCTGACGGCGGCCGCGGCGACGATGATCGTCCCGCTCTTGCATCTGCTGGCGATGTCGTTCAGCTCGCCGATCGCCGCAGATTCCAAAAAGGTGTTTCTGCTGCCCGTCGACGCGACGGCGGCGTCCTGGGCGCATATCCTGCGCAACGAATCGTTGTGGCAATCGTTCGGCATTACGGTGTACATTACGATTGTCGGGACGCTCGTCAGCATGCTGTTCTCGGTGCTGACGGCATACCCGCTGGCGCGCAAGGAGTTTCTGCTGCGGAAGCCGATCATGCTGGGAATCGTGATCACGATGATTTTCAACGCGCCGATGATCCCGTTCTTCCTGACGGTCCGGGAGCTCGGCCTCATGAACTCGCTGTGGGCGCTCATTATTCCGGGCGCGATCGGCACGTTCAACATGATTATCATCCGCACGTTCTTCATGGGCATTCCCGGAGAGCTCGACGATTCCGCGCGCATCGACGGCTGCAACGATTTCCGCATTTTGTTCCAAATTTACTTGCCGCTGTCGAAGCCGGTGATGGCGACGGTCGGACTGTTCTACGCGGTCGGGTATTGGAACACGTTCCAGCGGGCCGTGCTGTTCCTCCGCGATCCGCAGCTGTGGCCGTTGCAAATGAAGCTTCGCGCCTTCCTGCAGTCGCCGGAGGAGCTGGCCGCGGTCAATTTGTTCCTCGGGGACTACGATTTCAATACGACGACGCTGAAGGCGGCGACGATTTTGTTCGCGACGCTTCCGATCGTGTTGGTTTACCCGTACTTGCAAAAATATTTCGTCAAAGGGTCCATGCTGGGCTCGCTGAAAGAATAATAGGCGAAGGAGGAATATTTGATATGGAACAATGGGGTTGGAGACGATGGAAGCCGACGGCGGCGATCGGGTTGGCCGCGGCGATGGCGCTGAGCGCCGGATGCGGCGCGGGGGGCGCTCCCGCGGAAAAGGGGTCGGATGCGGCGGGCGACCATGCGGGCGGGGCGGAAACGCCGGTATCGATCAAAGTGTTCAAAAGTCATATGGGCGTGGGTACGATTCCCGGCAGCGACGATCCGCATGTGAAATACGTCGCCGAGCATACGGGGGTAGAATATCAGCTCATCACGACGCCGCCCGGCTCCGAGCCGGCGGAGTACGTCAATTTGATGATCGCGTCCGACGATCTGCCCGATATTTTGCGTCCAATCGGCGGCGTCGAGCAGACGCTGATTCAGCAAGGCGGCGCGCTCGCGCTCGACGACCTGCTGCCGAAATACGCGCCGAACGTGTGGAACAGCATTCCGAAAGAAGCGTGGGACATCGTTCGTTCCGCTTCCGAAGACGGCAAAATTTACTACGTCCCGAAAGTGTTCCTCGTGCCCGAGCGCGCGCCGCTCATCCGGAAAGATTGGGTGGAGGCCGTCGGTATGGACATGCCGAAGACGGTAGAGGAGTATAAGGAGCTGCTCCGCGCGTTCCGCGACAAAGACCCGAACGGCAACGGCCAAGCGGACGAACTGCCGACGACGGGCCGCGAATTCGGCCGCTGGATGGACCACTTGTTCGCGATGTACGGCGTCGCGATGTGGGAAGGGTACCCGGAGTGGGATGTGTACGACGGGAAAATCCAGTACGCCGGCGTCACGCCGAACATGAAAGCCGCCATCGCGTTCATCCGGGAGTTGTATGCGGAGAAGCTGCTGGACAACGAAACGTTCCTCAACAAAGGGGACGTATGGACCGCGAAAATCAACAACAACCTAGTCGGAAGCTGGTACCATTTGCCCGCGAACTTGCGCGATCGTTTGACCGCGATGCGGCAGGGCGCGCCGAACGCGTACGTCGCCGGGCTGCCGCTGCCGAAAGCCGAGGGCTTCGAAGGCTTCGTGACGCAGAAGAGCATGGGCGAGCCGGAGTGGGTCATCCCGAAAGCGTCCGAAGAGAAGGCGCCGGATGCGCTGAGGCTGCTCGACTTCTTTTATGATCCGAAGCACGAGGAATTCGTCCGGTTCGGCATCGAAGGCGTGCAGCATGAGGTCGTGGACGGGAAGAAGGTGCTCCTGCCGCCGGCGGACGACAAGCCGATCGGTCTTGGCATGCGCAACTTGACGACGGCGGAAGACATGGAGGTCCGCATTCAGCAGACGATTCCGGAAGATATGCAGCAGATGGTGCGCGACATTTTCGAAATTAGCACGGCGGACGCGCGGCGGATCGCGGGAGACGGCCTGCCGAGCACCGTTTACGAAGGATTCCCCGACATTCAATCGCACAAGCTGTTCCAAGAGTATTTGACGAAAATCGTGATCGGGGAATGGGATATCGAAAAATTCGACGAATTCGTCGAGCGCTGGCATCAAGCCGGCGGGGAAACGGTCACGCAGCGAGTGCAGGAATGGTACGAAAAGACGAAACAATAACGAACGGATCGCCGTAAGCTGACACGTCTGGGAAATTCCCGGAAGTCGGCGTCTGCGGCAGGATTACGGAGGCAGCGTCCGAAAAGCGGGGCTCAGCCGGACGAGACGGGGTTGGAAGCGTTTGCGATGCCCGAACCGTATCGCAGTATAATGGGATGATACTGTGAAAGGTGGACAACGGAATGATGCAATCTGTGAAACAATGGCTGGCGTATACGTTGACCAACACGCAAACCCGTCTCGTTCTGTTTTTGACTGTCTCCGTTTGCGTTATCATTTCGGGGGTCAGCTTGACCTCCTATTACACGTCCAAGTCCGTCCTGCAGAGCGAATTAAGCGAACCGCAGCACCAAATGCTCCAGATCAGCATGAATTTCATCGACGAGTATATCGAGAAAACGGATCAAATCGCCGTAACGGTCGCGCTGCATCCGAATGTTTACACGTTCTTGACGTCGGAG
The nucleotide sequence above comes from Paenibacillus sp.. Encoded proteins:
- a CDS encoding carbohydrate ABC transporter permease; amino-acid sequence: MKLTLGEKTFQAVNYALLTAAAATMIVPLLHLLAMSFSSPIAADSKKVFLLPVDATAASWAHILRNESLWQSFGITVYITIVGTLVSMLFSVLTAYPLARKEFLLRKPIMLGIVITMIFNAPMIPFFLTVRELGLMNSLWALIIPGAIGTFNMIIIRTFFMGIPGELDDSARIDGCNDFRILFQIYLPLSKPVMATVGLFYAVGYWNTFQRAVLFLRDPQLWPLQMKLRAFLQSPEELAAVNLFLGDYDFNTTTLKAATILFATLPIVLVYPYLQKYFVKGSMLGSLKE
- a CDS encoding extracellular solute-binding protein, with the protein product MEQWGWRRWKPTAAIGLAAAMALSAGCGAGGAPAEKGSDAAGDHAGGAETPVSIKVFKSHMGVGTIPGSDDPHVKYVAEHTGVEYQLITTPPGSEPAEYVNLMIASDDLPDILRPIGGVEQTLIQQGGALALDDLLPKYAPNVWNSIPKEAWDIVRSASEDGKIYYVPKVFLVPERAPLIRKDWVEAVGMDMPKTVEEYKELLRAFRDKDPNGNGQADELPTTGREFGRWMDHLFAMYGVAMWEGYPEWDVYDGKIQYAGVTPNMKAAIAFIRELYAEKLLDNETFLNKGDVWTAKINNNLVGSWYHLPANLRDRLTAMRQGAPNAYVAGLPLPKAEGFEGFVTQKSMGEPEWVIPKASEEKAPDALRLLDFFYDPKHEEFVRFGIEGVQHEVVDGKKVLLPPADDKPIGLGMRNLTTAEDMEVRIQQTIPEDMQQMVRDIFEISTADARRIAGDGLPSTVYEGFPDIQSHKLFQEYLTKIVIGEWDIEKFDEFVERWHQAGGETVTQRVQEWYEKTKQ
- a CDS encoding ABC transporter permease, whose protein sequence is MLYLMILPGVAFYIVFKYVPLAGSVIAFQDFKIFHGVLGSPWVGLDNFKFLFTYQDFYLVLRNTATIALYQLLFAFPAPIALALLFNEVRWMLAKRTLQSVFYLPHFLSWVVVGGIVFELLSSQGIVNQLRAFMGYEPVLFMQEERYFRSIVVLSGIWKEVGWGTIIYLAAITGINPNLYEAAVMDGANRWKQTLYITLPSMAPTILVLFLLNIGNFLELGFDQVYNLLTPMTYSVGDIIETYVYRAGVLQGQYSVTTAIGLFQSVIGFALLWTFNRLARKTEQGLW